From Channa argus isolate prfri chromosome 21, Channa argus male v1.0, whole genome shotgun sequence, one genomic window encodes:
- the svopl gene encoding putative transporter SVOPL isoform X1 — MMDGNLKTQLVSAIHLQEVELEEQPADHQQDTTNNNNDSGQTFTVEEAVETIGFGRFHILLFFIMGSSNIVEAMEIMLLAVVSPEIRCEWRLKDWQVALVSTMVFLGFMVCGVLGGYVADKYGRWKVVFGGFVWSAYFSLLTSFAPSYGWFIFLRSMVGCGVAGVSQGFVLKTEFIPAKYRAYLLPLATIFWMIGSMLIIILGMVVVPTMGWRWMIRISVAPSIVLIFLFKFIPESARYNVSAGNLQAAVKTLQWIAKMNRASLPPGRLMEPTLNERGSWRILLSSGFRRTSLLLWYSWFVASFSYYGSVLSSSELLEKNLLCVVDAEQEHQIKHLHEDGLCYCIPFRPGDYQTLLISCLGEVALVPLNICLLNIVGRKLSLTALQLLAAVLFMMVNICTTMFGFTVLLFLLRSLVSMNFNVVYIYTAEVYPTVARSLGMGFCTSFSRIGGMIAPFIAQVLMSQSVILALTPFAVACVVCALGNFLLPIETKGRALLQNS, encoded by the exons GATGGACGGTAACTTGAAGACTCAGCTGGTGAGCGCTATCCATCTGCAGGAGGTGGAGCTGGAGGAGCAACCTGCGGACCATCAGCAGgacacaacaaacaacaacaatg ATTCGGGTCAGACATTCACTGTGGAAGAAGCTGTGGAAACAATTGGCTTCGGGCGATTCCACATCCTGCTCTTCTTCATCATGGGGAGCTCAAAT aTTGTGGAAGCGATGGAAATCATGCTGCTGGCTGTAGTTTCTCCTGAGATTCGATGTGAGTGGCGTCTTAAAGACTGGCAGGTCGCTCTCGTCTCCACT ATGGTGTTTCTTGGTTTCATGGTGTGTGGAGTTCTGGGCGGGTATGTCGCGGACAAATACGGACGCTGGAAG GTGGTGTTTGGAGGTTTTGTGTGGAGTGCCTATTTCTCCCTCCTCACCTCATTCGCTCCATCGTACGGTTGGTTTATCTTCTTGCGTAGCATGGTGGGCTGTGGGGTCGCAGGAGTATCACAGGG CTTTGTGTTAAAAACTGAGTTCATCCCAGCAAAGTATCGAGCCTACCTGCTGCCTCTGGCCACT ATTTTCTGGATGATCGGCTCCATGCTGATCATCATACTAGGAATGGTGGTTGTTCCCACTATGGGCTGGAGGTGGATGATCCGGATCTCAGTCGCCCCCAGTATTGTCCTCATTTTCCTCTTCAAG TTTATTCCGGAGTCGGCTCGTTATAACGTGTCTGCAGGAAATCTTCAGGCTGCAGTTAAAACTCTGCAGTGGATTGCTAAAATGAACAGAGCTTCTCTTCCTCCAGGACGACTGATGGAGCCGACTTTG AATGAAAGAGGTAGTTGGAGAATTTTGCTCAGTTCGGGCTTCAGAAGGACATCTTTACTGCTCTGGTACTCATG GTTCGTGGCATCCTTTTCATACTATGGCTCAGTGCTGAGCAGTTCAGAACTATTGGAGAAAAACCTGTTATGTGTGGTGGACGCTGAGCAAGAGCATCAGATCAAACACCTCCATGAAGATGGACTGTGTTACTGCATCCCCTTCAGACCCGGAGATTACCAAACGCTGCTCATCAGCTGCCTTGGAGAGGTTGCAT TGGTCCCACTAAACATCTGTCTACTGAACATTGTGGGACGGAAGTTAAGTCTGACTGCGCTGCAGCTGCTGGCAGCTGTTTTGTTCATGATGGTCAACATCTGCACCACCAT GTTTGGGTTCACAGTGCTGCTGTTCCTGCTGCGATCTCTGGTCTCCATGAACTTTAACGTGGTGTACATTTACACTGCTGAG GTATATCCCACGGTGGCTCGGTCTCTGGGAATGGGTTTCTGTACATCTTTCAGTCGGATTGGGGGAATGATTGCTCCATTCATTGCTCAG GTGCTGATGTCTCAGTCGGTGATTCTTGCGCTCACTCCATTCGCTGTGGCCTGTGTCGTCTGCGCTCTAGGAAACTTTTTGCTGCCAATAGAAACTAAAGGACGAGCTCTGCTG caaaaCTCTTGA
- the svopl gene encoding putative transporter SVOPL isoform X2 yields the protein MDGNLKTQLVSAIHLQEVELEEQPADHQQDTTNNNNDSGQTFTVEEAVETIGFGRFHILLFFIMGSSNIVEAMEIMLLAVVSPEIRCEWRLKDWQVALVSTMVFLGFMVCGVLGGYVADKYGRWKVVFGGFVWSAYFSLLTSFAPSYGWFIFLRSMVGCGVAGVSQGFVLKTEFIPAKYRAYLLPLATIFWMIGSMLIIILGMVVVPTMGWRWMIRISVAPSIVLIFLFKFIPESARYNVSAGNLQAAVKTLQWIAKMNRASLPPGRLMEPTLNERGSWRILLSSGFRRTSLLLWYSWFVASFSYYGSVLSSSELLEKNLLCVVDAEQEHQIKHLHEDGLCYCIPFRPGDYQTLLISCLGEVALVPLNICLLNIVGRKLSLTALQLLAAVLFMMVNICTTMFGFTVLLFLLRSLVSMNFNVVYIYTAEVYPTVARSLGMGFCTSFSRIGGMIAPFIAQVLMSQSVILALTPFAVACVVCALGNFLLPIETKGRALLQNS from the exons ATGGACGGTAACTTGAAGACTCAGCTGGTGAGCGCTATCCATCTGCAGGAGGTGGAGCTGGAGGAGCAACCTGCGGACCATCAGCAGgacacaacaaacaacaacaatg ATTCGGGTCAGACATTCACTGTGGAAGAAGCTGTGGAAACAATTGGCTTCGGGCGATTCCACATCCTGCTCTTCTTCATCATGGGGAGCTCAAAT aTTGTGGAAGCGATGGAAATCATGCTGCTGGCTGTAGTTTCTCCTGAGATTCGATGTGAGTGGCGTCTTAAAGACTGGCAGGTCGCTCTCGTCTCCACT ATGGTGTTTCTTGGTTTCATGGTGTGTGGAGTTCTGGGCGGGTATGTCGCGGACAAATACGGACGCTGGAAG GTGGTGTTTGGAGGTTTTGTGTGGAGTGCCTATTTCTCCCTCCTCACCTCATTCGCTCCATCGTACGGTTGGTTTATCTTCTTGCGTAGCATGGTGGGCTGTGGGGTCGCAGGAGTATCACAGGG CTTTGTGTTAAAAACTGAGTTCATCCCAGCAAAGTATCGAGCCTACCTGCTGCCTCTGGCCACT ATTTTCTGGATGATCGGCTCCATGCTGATCATCATACTAGGAATGGTGGTTGTTCCCACTATGGGCTGGAGGTGGATGATCCGGATCTCAGTCGCCCCCAGTATTGTCCTCATTTTCCTCTTCAAG TTTATTCCGGAGTCGGCTCGTTATAACGTGTCTGCAGGAAATCTTCAGGCTGCAGTTAAAACTCTGCAGTGGATTGCTAAAATGAACAGAGCTTCTCTTCCTCCAGGACGACTGATGGAGCCGACTTTG AATGAAAGAGGTAGTTGGAGAATTTTGCTCAGTTCGGGCTTCAGAAGGACATCTTTACTGCTCTGGTACTCATG GTTCGTGGCATCCTTTTCATACTATGGCTCAGTGCTGAGCAGTTCAGAACTATTGGAGAAAAACCTGTTATGTGTGGTGGACGCTGAGCAAGAGCATCAGATCAAACACCTCCATGAAGATGGACTGTGTTACTGCATCCCCTTCAGACCCGGAGATTACCAAACGCTGCTCATCAGCTGCCTTGGAGAGGTTGCAT TGGTCCCACTAAACATCTGTCTACTGAACATTGTGGGACGGAAGTTAAGTCTGACTGCGCTGCAGCTGCTGGCAGCTGTTTTGTTCATGATGGTCAACATCTGCACCACCAT GTTTGGGTTCACAGTGCTGCTGTTCCTGCTGCGATCTCTGGTCTCCATGAACTTTAACGTGGTGTACATTTACACTGCTGAG GTATATCCCACGGTGGCTCGGTCTCTGGGAATGGGTTTCTGTACATCTTTCAGTCGGATTGGGGGAATGATTGCTCCATTCATTGCTCAG GTGCTGATGTCTCAGTCGGTGATTCTTGCGCTCACTCCATTCGCTGTGGCCTGTGTCGTCTGCGCTCTAGGAAACTTTTTGCTGCCAATAGAAACTAAAGGACGAGCTCTGCTG caaaaCTCTTGA